Genomic segment of Populus nigra chromosome 14, ddPopNigr1.1, whole genome shotgun sequence:
ttgaaattaagaATTTGCAACAAACCCAGTAGAGTTTTGGAGAATTTGAAACAAACCCTTTTTAGTTTTGGTGAATCTGAGATAAACCcagtttttcctttttgtacCTTTTGATGCCATGCATGTTTATTAAAGGCAAGAACTGGAGAATCTGTGGCAGACCCATGTCACTTTCCAGGCTTGGATCTGCTTACTTTGATTGAATTGATTGGAGAAAGATGGATTCTTTTGGGTTTTCAAGGGTGAGGCAATGtttctttttagcttctattgtTAAATCAGCTGGTTGTTGATTTGTTTGGTCCTAATTGTGTTTATAGAATATCTAGTATTCAGTGAATTGTGCTGTTTATGCTAATAGAGgcataataaaattttgaattgctTGACAAAGCCATAAATAATCAGGTGAAGTGGTGTGATGCCTGAATTTTGTGGTTCAAGCCTGCTTCTTGGGCTTCCTGATGATGTGTTTGCCATCATATCACGGTCCCTTTCTCCAAGGGACATGTGTACTTTAAGTCTTTGCTGCCGAAGCTTATATGATCTTGTGGCATCCGAGAAAGTTTGGCGCACCCAATGTGACATGGTAGGAATTATCTCTCATCAGGATGTTATGGAGTGGCGGAAGGGTGTATCATCTTATAGGGCGTTGTGTCGCTTCCTTGTTAGTGTTAAGCCATTAATTGGAATTTGGGTTCACCAAAATCCCGAGCTTGGTAATGTAGTGTATGTCATGCCTGGTTTTGTATCTGTCGTTGGATGCCGGATTTTACCACAGGAGTTGGGCCCGTTAGGAATCGAGGAAGGTCCTATTTTATGGGCACCGGTGTTTGAAATAATAGGTGACCTTGATGGTTCTACCTCATTTTTCCTACATGGGGGAGAGAAAGGGAATGACCATGTTTATCCTGGTTCAGTCAAGTCTGTAGGGAGGAAATGCAATGTCCTGTTGCTTGAGGTTGAGCCTAGGCAACAGAAGGGTAAATTATTCCCTAATAAAAGCTTTGCTTATAACTCAGATAAGGAGCTAGCAAGAAAGCTTTCTAGGTCTCATAATGGACTGTCGTGGTCACAGAGGTTGATTATACAATGTGAGGCCAAGGTGCCCTTTAGCCGCTTGTCTTTTAGTGACAGAAGAAAGTTGATTAAGGTTGTCACAAGCCAAGTTGGTCAAAAGGTACCCGATTTGGAAAACAGGCTGCTATTTCCTCGGTTGAGGAATGATGAAGAGAATTTTCAGAAAGATATTGCACTCTTATTTGAACGGAGatcatttcttttgaaaatttgtaagcttggtcaaggctttaattggaaggaAGCTCCTGAAGTGCCTTCTGATCCTACGCAACTGCAATGGAGTGAGATTAGAAAGAGTCTTGATCGGTCAAGTGGGTCTCTGAATGAGGATGATAATCAGATGCAATCCAACACAAAGAAAACCCTCGGTGGGTATCTCAGAGCATACATCAGACATATTTTGGGGAAGTCCCCCTCCGTAAATGGTAGCCACGCACATTCAAAGCACAGTTCTTCAAGCAGAGAGAGTAAACATGCACAGCTGCATGAGTTTTTAAGGTCAGGGGACACAATAGGGTTGACTTTACATGCCTCTAAGATGAGATTATCTTCTTATCGAGCATGGCCGAATATCCATGACAGTCAGTTTGCCCTATACAAATTACCCATGCGAGTTCCAAGAGCTGATCAAGAATATGCTGGTTTATGGGGAGGGACTTTTGGTTGGCCTCCCGGGAAGCCCACTGAAGACAAGCCTGGAAAAGCTCTGTTCTTTCTTTTGATCACTTACGAGGAGTCTGAGGGACAAAGAAATCTCATTGCTACCAAGATATTAGAAGGCACCCACTATGTTCTGCATCCAAATGGCTCAGCAATGTTCGTTGTAAATATTGATGAGCCTTCACAGGATCCATTTCCTTGGGATGTTGATGCAAATTCCTTTCCTTTGTCCTTTAAGCATGCATTTGCAGGGGAGGGTATAGCGAATGGGTATGGTTTCAGATATCCAGGCTCAAAGCCTGGTTCCCTCTTTGTAATTCAAAAT
This window contains:
- the LOC133673095 gene encoding F-box protein At5g39450-like isoform X1 translates to MPEFCGSSLLLGLPDDVFAIISRSLSPRDMCTLSLCCRSLYDLVASEKVWRTQCDMVGIISHQDVMEWRKGVSSYRALCRFLVSVKPLIGIWVHQNPELGNVVYVMPGFVSVVGCRILPQELGPLGIEEGPILWAPVFEIIGDLDGSTSFFLHGGEKGNDHVYPGSVKSVGRKCNVLLLEVEPRQQKGKLFPNKSFAYNSDKELARKLSRSHNGLSWSQRLIIQCEAKVPFSRLSFSDRRKLIKVVTSQVGQKVPDLENRLLFPRLRNDEENFQKDIALLFERRSFLLKICKLGQGFNWKEAPEVPSDPTQLQWSEIRKSLDRSSGSLNEDDNQMQSNTKKTLGGYLRAYIRHILGKSPSVNGSHAHSKHSSSSRESKHAQLHEFLRSGDTIGLTLHASKMRLSSYRAWPNIHDSQFALYKLPMRVPRADQEYAGLWGGTFGWPPGKPTEDKPGKALFFLLITYEESEGQRNLIATKILEGTHYVLHPNGSAMFVVNIDEPSQDPFPWDVDANSFPLSFKHAFAGEGIANGYGFRYPGSKPGSLFVIQNGLLAFVWKESRAVLNMQRLNLQELLKKGERVPALPPSDNFSYLTKSYSNVFAGFSTASTCLPSPSLSVQGKG
- the LOC133673095 gene encoding F-box protein At5g39450-like isoform X2; its protein translation is MPEFCGSSLLLGLPDDVFAIISRSLSPRDMCTLSLCCRSLYDLVASEKVWRTQCDMVGIISHQDVMEWRKGVSSYRALCRFLVSVKPLIGIWVHQNPELGNVVYVMPGFVSVVGCRILPQELGPLGIEEGPILWAPVFEIIGDLDGSTSFFLHGGEKGNDHVYPGSVKSVGRKCNVLLLEVEPRQQKGKLFPNKSFAYNSDKELARKLSRSHNGLSWSQRLIIQCEAKVPFSRLSFSDRRKLIKVVTSQVGQKVPDLENRLLFPRLRNDEENFQKDIALLFERRSFLLKICKLGQGFNWKEAPEVPSDPTQLQWSEIRKSLDRSSGSLNEDDNQMQSNTKKTLGGYLRAYIRHILGKSPSVNGSHAHSKHSSSSRESKHAQLHEFLRSGDTIGLTLHASKMRLSSYRAWPNIHDSQFALYKLPMRVPRADQEYAGLWGGTFGWPPGKPTEDKPGKALFFLLITYEESEGQRNLIATKILEGTHYVLHPNGSAMFVVNIDEPSQDPFPWDVDANSFPLSFKHAFAGEGIANGYGFRYPGSKPGSLFVIQNGLLAFVWKESRAVLNMQRLNLQELLKKGERVPALPPSDNFSYLTKSYSNVFAGFSTASTCLPSPRQKNL